One window of Nicotiana tomentosiformis chromosome 11, ASM39032v3, whole genome shotgun sequence genomic DNA carries:
- the LOC104100428 gene encoding uncharacterized protein isoform X3 — MMHGILKSFLEVCAVPICREKDAVQLQLECLGDEHVGYRRMDLPMLKLSIVGGRPFSCGGRPLFRKQLLKARYGVHDMDRSAERILQAAMGTPEDHSLIFLAHNGPTGLGAKIDDICGRDWFVGGGDHGDPDLAQALAQLKEAAPYSVPLVIFGHMHKQLALGNGYRKMIVVGNDSTIYLNGAIVPRVRPPALTAESEGTSRAFTIAEISNGRVEKIAETWISVIGDKTRLEEEHILFNSPSRGSVTASLL, encoded by the exons ATGATGCATGGAATACTCAAAAGTTTTCTGGAAG TGTGTGCTGTTCCAATATGTAGGGAAAAAGATGCTGTTCAACTTCAGCTGGAATG TCTTGGTGATGAGCATGTTGGTTACCGTCGGATGGATCTCCCTATGCTAAAACTCAGTATTGTTGGTGGACGACCTTTTTCTTGTGGTGGTAGACCCTTGTTTCGGAAACAGCTTCTCAAAGCAAG GTATGGAGTCCATGATATGGATAGGAGCGCCGAGAGAATCTTACAAGCTGCCATGGGCACTCCAGAGGACCATTCACTTATATTCCTTGCACATAATGGCCCCACAG GGCTAGGTGCTAAAATAGATGACATCTGCGGAAGAGACTGGTTTGTTGGAGGTGGCGACCATGGTGATCCAG ATCTAGCGCAGGCCTTGGCCCAATTAAAAGAGGCTGCTCCATATTCGGTCCCCTTGGTCATTTTCGGTCACATGCATAAACAACTTGCTTTAGGAAATGGCTATCGTAAAATGATAGTGGTTGGAAATGATAGTACCATATACTTGAATGGAGCTATTGTTCCCCGGGTCAGACCCCCAGCTTTGACAGCTGAATCCGAAGGCACATCGCGAGCCTTCACCATCGCAGAAATTTCAAATGGAAGAGTGGAGAAGATAGCAGAAACTTGGATTTCTGTCATCGGAGACAAAACAAGATTAGAGGAGGAACATATACTGTTTAATAGTCCAAGCAGAGGTTCTGTCACTGCCTCTCTTTTGTAG
- the LOC104100428 gene encoding uncharacterized protein isoform X4, which translates to MKVVIGNCEWGDNSGDVEKDAVQLQLECLGDEHVGYRRMDLPMLKLSIVGGRPFSCGGRPLFRKQLLKARYGVHDMDRSAERILQAAMGTPEDHSLIFLAHNGPTGLGAKIDDICGRDWFVGGGDHGDPDLAQALAQLKEAAPYSVPLVIFGHMHKQLALGNGYRKMIVVGNDSTIYLNGAIVPRVRPPALTAESEGTSRAFTIAEISNGRVEKIAETWISVIGDKTRLEEEHILFNSPSRGSVTASLL; encoded by the exons ATGAAGGTTGTGATTGGTAATTGTGAATGGGGTGACAACAGTGGTGACGT GGAAAAAGATGCTGTTCAACTTCAGCTGGAATG TCTTGGTGATGAGCATGTTGGTTACCGTCGGATGGATCTCCCTATGCTAAAACTCAGTATTGTTGGTGGACGACCTTTTTCTTGTGGTGGTAGACCCTTGTTTCGGAAACAGCTTCTCAAAGCAAG GTATGGAGTCCATGATATGGATAGGAGCGCCGAGAGAATCTTACAAGCTGCCATGGGCACTCCAGAGGACCATTCACTTATATTCCTTGCACATAATGGCCCCACAG GGCTAGGTGCTAAAATAGATGACATCTGCGGAAGAGACTGGTTTGTTGGAGGTGGCGACCATGGTGATCCAG ATCTAGCGCAGGCCTTGGCCCAATTAAAAGAGGCTGCTCCATATTCGGTCCCCTTGGTCATTTTCGGTCACATGCATAAACAACTTGCTTTAGGAAATGGCTATCGTAAAATGATAGTGGTTGGAAATGATAGTACCATATACTTGAATGGAGCTATTGTTCCCCGGGTCAGACCCCCAGCTTTGACAGCTGAATCCGAAGGCACATCGCGAGCCTTCACCATCGCAGAAATTTCAAATGGAAGAGTGGAGAAGATAGCAGAAACTTGGATTTCTGTCATCGGAGACAAAACAAGATTAGAGGAGGAACATATACTGTTTAATAGTCCAAGCAGAGGTTCTGTCACTGCCTCTCTTTTGTAG
- the LOC104100430 gene encoding uncharacterized protein — translation MGNVTASVAAKFAFFPPDPPTYEVFKDEEESSRLCFSGITADKNVNVHLLDTKGGNKIVATFWKHPNGRFTLLYSHGNAADLGQMIDLFVELRAHLRVNIMCYDYSGYGGSSGKPSEFNTYYDIEAVYNCLKSEYGIKQEDIILYGQSVGSGPTLHLASRLQRLRAIVLHSAILSGIRVLYPVKMTFWFDIFKNIDKIQKVSCPVLVIHGTADEVVDFSHGKRLWELAKEKYDPLWVEGGGHCNLETFPEYIKHLRKFVNAMEKHSFSKRNKARLSQAPSITESKHNRCLRFGKR, via the exons ATGGGGAATGTAACAGCAAGTGTAGCTGCAAAATTTGCATTTTTTCCACCAGACCCACCAACATATGAAGTATTTAAAGATGAAGAAGAAAGTAGTAGGCTTTGTTTTAGTGGAATAACAGCTGATAAGAATGTGAATGTTCATTTATTGGATACAAAAGGTGGTAATAAAATTGTAGCCACTTTTTGGAAACACCCAAATGGGAGATTTACTCTTCTTTATTCTCATGGAAATGCTGCTGATTTGGGACAAATGATTGATCTTTTTGTTGAGCTTAGAGCTCACCTCCGTGTTAATATTATGTG CTACGATTATTCGGGATATGGTGGATCATCAGGTAAG CCATCGGAGTTCAACACGTACTATGACATCGAAGCTGTCTATAATTGTTTGAAGAGCGAATACGGCATTAAGCAGGAGGATATTATTTTGTACGGACAATCTGTTGGCAGCGGGCCAACACTACACTTGGCGTCTCGCTTACAGAGGTTAAGAGCCATTGTTCTTCATAGTGCTATACTTTCAGGAATACGAGTTCTATATCCTGTAAAGATGACATTCTGGTTTGACATTTTCAAA AATATAGACAAAATACAAAAAGTCAGCTGCCCAGTTTTAGTGATCCAT GGTACAGCAGATGAGGTTGTTGATTTTTCACATGGTAAGCGTTTGTGGGAACTCGCCAAAGAGAAATATGATCCGTTATGGGTCGAAGGTGGAGGACATTGTAATCTAGAGACATTTCCTGAGTACATTAAGCACTTGCGCAAATTCGTTAATGCAATGGAGAAACACTCGTTTTCTAAACGAAACAAGGCACGGCTTTCTCAAGCCCCAAGTATAACCGAATCCAAACACAACAGATGCTTAAGATTTGGAAAGAGATGA
- the LOC104100428 gene encoding uncharacterized protein isoform X1 translates to MFNGSTWLHAPTPFCGISGPILHRTPSKLADGDFSMSSSVRIAVVGDVHDDWNLEEDRKALQFLKPDLVLFTGDFGNENVDLVRSIADLEMTKAVILGNHDAWNTQKFSGREKDAVQLQLECLGDEHVGYRRMDLPMLKLSIVGGRPFSCGGRPLFRKQLLKARYGVHDMDRSAERILQAAMGTPEDHSLIFLAHNGPTGLGAKIDDICGRDWFVGGGDHGDPDLAQALAQLKEAAPYSVPLVIFGHMHKQLALGNGYRKMIVVGNDSTIYLNGAIVPRVRPPALTAESEGTSRAFTIAEISNGRVEKIAETWISVIGDKTRLEEEHILFNSPSRGSVTASLL, encoded by the exons ATGTTCAACGGCAGCACGTGGCTACACGCGCCCACTCCGTTCTGTGGCATTTCCGGCCCCATCCTTCATCGAACACCGTCAAAACTCGCCGACGGTGACTTCTCGATGTCCTCTTCCGTCCGAATCGCCGTCGTCGGCGACGTT CATGATGATTGGAACCTAGAAGAAGATAGGAAGGCTCTTCAATTTTTGAAG CCGGATTTGGTGCTCTTCACAG GGGATTTTGGGAATGAAAATGTGGATCTAGTCCGAAGCATTGCAGATTTGGAGATGACCAAAGCTGTTATTCTGGGGAACCATGATGCATGGAATACTCAAAAGTTTTCTGGAAG GGAAAAAGATGCTGTTCAACTTCAGCTGGAATG TCTTGGTGATGAGCATGTTGGTTACCGTCGGATGGATCTCCCTATGCTAAAACTCAGTATTGTTGGTGGACGACCTTTTTCTTGTGGTGGTAGACCCTTGTTTCGGAAACAGCTTCTCAAAGCAAG GTATGGAGTCCATGATATGGATAGGAGCGCCGAGAGAATCTTACAAGCTGCCATGGGCACTCCAGAGGACCATTCACTTATATTCCTTGCACATAATGGCCCCACAG GGCTAGGTGCTAAAATAGATGACATCTGCGGAAGAGACTGGTTTGTTGGAGGTGGCGACCATGGTGATCCAG ATCTAGCGCAGGCCTTGGCCCAATTAAAAGAGGCTGCTCCATATTCGGTCCCCTTGGTCATTTTCGGTCACATGCATAAACAACTTGCTTTAGGAAATGGCTATCGTAAAATGATAGTGGTTGGAAATGATAGTACCATATACTTGAATGGAGCTATTGTTCCCCGGGTCAGACCCCCAGCTTTGACAGCTGAATCCGAAGGCACATCGCGAGCCTTCACCATCGCAGAAATTTCAAATGGAAGAGTGGAGAAGATAGCAGAAACTTGGATTTCTGTCATCGGAGACAAAACAAGATTAGAGGAGGAACATATACTGTTTAATAGTCCAAGCAGAGGTTCTGTCACTGCCTCTCTTTTGTAG
- the LOC104100428 gene encoding uncharacterized protein isoform X5 — translation MKVVIVCAVPICREKDAVQLQLECLGDEHVGYRRMDLPMLKLSIVGGRPFSCGGRPLFRKQLLKARYGVHDMDRSAERILQAAMGTPEDHSLIFLAHNGPTGLGAKIDDICGRDWFVGGGDHGDPDLAQALAQLKEAAPYSVPLVIFGHMHKQLALGNGYRKMIVVGNDSTIYLNGAIVPRVRPPALTAESEGTSRAFTIAEISNGRVEKIAETWISVIGDKTRLEEEHILFNSPSRGSVTASLL, via the exons ATGAAGGTTGTGATTG TGTGTGCTGTTCCAATATGTAGGGAAAAAGATGCTGTTCAACTTCAGCTGGAATG TCTTGGTGATGAGCATGTTGGTTACCGTCGGATGGATCTCCCTATGCTAAAACTCAGTATTGTTGGTGGACGACCTTTTTCTTGTGGTGGTAGACCCTTGTTTCGGAAACAGCTTCTCAAAGCAAG GTATGGAGTCCATGATATGGATAGGAGCGCCGAGAGAATCTTACAAGCTGCCATGGGCACTCCAGAGGACCATTCACTTATATTCCTTGCACATAATGGCCCCACAG GGCTAGGTGCTAAAATAGATGACATCTGCGGAAGAGACTGGTTTGTTGGAGGTGGCGACCATGGTGATCCAG ATCTAGCGCAGGCCTTGGCCCAATTAAAAGAGGCTGCTCCATATTCGGTCCCCTTGGTCATTTTCGGTCACATGCATAAACAACTTGCTTTAGGAAATGGCTATCGTAAAATGATAGTGGTTGGAAATGATAGTACCATATACTTGAATGGAGCTATTGTTCCCCGGGTCAGACCCCCAGCTTTGACAGCTGAATCCGAAGGCACATCGCGAGCCTTCACCATCGCAGAAATTTCAAATGGAAGAGTGGAGAAGATAGCAGAAACTTGGATTTCTGTCATCGGAGACAAAACAAGATTAGAGGAGGAACATATACTGTTTAATAGTCCAAGCAGAGGTTCTGTCACTGCCTCTCTTTTGTAG
- the LOC104100428 gene encoding uncharacterized protein isoform X2 yields MTKAVILGNHDAWNTQKFSGREKDAVQLQLECLGDEHVGYRRMDLPMLKLSIVGGRPFSCGGRPLFRKQLLKARYGVHDMDRSAERILQAAMGTPEDHSLIFLAHNGPTGLGAKIDDICGRDWFVGGGDHGDPDLAQALAQLKEAAPYSVPLVIFGHMHKQLALGNGYRKMIVVGNDSTIYLNGAIVPRVRPPALTAESEGTSRAFTIAEISNGRVEKIAETWISVIGDKTRLEEEHILFNSPSRGSVTASLL; encoded by the exons ATGACCAAAGCTGTTATTCTGGGGAACCATGATGCATGGAATACTCAAAAGTTTTCTGGAAG GGAAAAAGATGCTGTTCAACTTCAGCTGGAATG TCTTGGTGATGAGCATGTTGGTTACCGTCGGATGGATCTCCCTATGCTAAAACTCAGTATTGTTGGTGGACGACCTTTTTCTTGTGGTGGTAGACCCTTGTTTCGGAAACAGCTTCTCAAAGCAAG GTATGGAGTCCATGATATGGATAGGAGCGCCGAGAGAATCTTACAAGCTGCCATGGGCACTCCAGAGGACCATTCACTTATATTCCTTGCACATAATGGCCCCACAG GGCTAGGTGCTAAAATAGATGACATCTGCGGAAGAGACTGGTTTGTTGGAGGTGGCGACCATGGTGATCCAG ATCTAGCGCAGGCCTTGGCCCAATTAAAAGAGGCTGCTCCATATTCGGTCCCCTTGGTCATTTTCGGTCACATGCATAAACAACTTGCTTTAGGAAATGGCTATCGTAAAATGATAGTGGTTGGAAATGATAGTACCATATACTTGAATGGAGCTATTGTTCCCCGGGTCAGACCCCCAGCTTTGACAGCTGAATCCGAAGGCACATCGCGAGCCTTCACCATCGCAGAAATTTCAAATGGAAGAGTGGAGAAGATAGCAGAAACTTGGATTTCTGTCATCGGAGACAAAACAAGATTAGAGGAGGAACATATACTGTTTAATAGTCCAAGCAGAGGTTCTGTCACTGCCTCTCTTTTGTAG